A part of Capsicum annuum cultivar UCD-10X-F1 chromosome 6, UCD10Xv1.1, whole genome shotgun sequence genomic DNA contains:
- the LOC107875047 gene encoding B3 domain-containing protein Os01g0234100, translated as MAISSLYSRKKSPALSSSNKKALEIKKKLLKKRALPPSKTIKVENGEKKKVQICLEKKAQKHTVDANSSAMLRAAEVQANLPRQFPSFVKFMLPSHVSGGFWLGFPKKFCDYHLPKHDDTVVLVDENDEESATKYLVDKTGLSGGWRGFSIAHSLLEGDVLVFQLIQTCKFKVYIIRENSLTELDGAISLLNLDFHARPIKSDHNEVMKICEAKQEKHLETPVINIHPDDKKEEAVLLTNLDHGPVVYQRGNVSDSGSEVLEGIRFSELRVKFKDVKDYSGFTILVDGLIIDSKVPAHIRTKYYDLCLTQSSFLHDHLLNGLNVKLAAGIITETVNIADAIRACKISTSADYLETWDNTLKGFECLGMEVGFLRARLNKLVSLSCESENNLVSKKVELAEAEEELRNLEGKVLKVKQVIQNLDSDIEALRKKDAKFELKFKALAAAPW; from the exons ATGGCGATCTCATCTCTATATTCTCGCAAGAAAAGCCCTGCTCTTTCTTCCTCCAAC AAAAAAGCACTGGAAATCAAGAAAAAGCTGCTCAAGAAAAGGGCTTTGCCTCCTAGTAAAACCATCAAG GTGGAGAATGGAGAGAAAAAGAAGGTTCAAATATG CCTTGAAAAGAAGGCACAGAAACATACTGTTGATGCAAACTCATCAGCGATGCTGCGAGCTGCAGAAGTCCAGGCAAATTTGCCTCGTCAATTTCCTAGTTTTGTCAAGTTTATGCTCCCTTCACATGTCAGCGGGGGATTTTGGTTG GGTTTCCCAAAGAAATTTTGTGATTACCATTTGCCAAAACATGATGACACTGTTGTTTTAGTGGATGAAAATGACGAAGAATCTGCTACTAAGTACCTTGTTGATAAAACTGGATTGAGTGGGGGTTGGAGGGGTTTCTCCATTGCTCACAGTCTTCTTGAAGGAGATGTCTTAGTCTTCCAATTGATCCAAACCTGCAAATTTAAG GTATacataataagagaaaatagcTTGACAGAACTTGATGGTGCCATTAGTCTTCTAAATCTGGATTTTCATGCTAGACCAATCAAATCTG ATCACAATGAAGTGATGAAAATTTGTGAAGCAAAACAGGAGAAACACTTGGAGACTCCTGTCATAAATATTCATCCAGATGACAAAAAAGAGGAAGCCGTGTTGTTAACAAACTTGGACCATGGCCCTGTAGTATATCAACGTGGAAATGTTAGTGACAGTGGCTCTGAAGTTTTAGAAGGCATTAGGTTTTCAGAATTGAGAGTTAAATTCAAGGATGTGAAGGACTATTCTGGTTTCACCATTCTTGTCGATGGACTGATCATCGACTCAAAAGTTCCTGCACACATTCGGACCAAATACTATGATCTTTGCCTCACCCAAAGTTCATTTCTCCATGACCATTTACTTAATGGCCTAAATGTCAAGCTAGCTGCTGGAATAATTACTGAAACTGTGAATATTGCTGATGCCATTAGAGCTTGTAAGATTTCCACTTCTGCTGATTATCTTGAGACTTGGGACAATACGTTGAAAGGGTTCGAGTGTTTAGGCATGGAAGTTGGATTTTTACGCGCAAGGCTAAATaaacttgttagtttgtcatgtGAATCGGAGAACAATCTTGTCTCAAAGAAAGTTGAACTAGCTGAAGCAGAAGAGGAATTGAGGAATCTCGAAGGTAAGGTTTTGAAAGTGAAACAAGTGATACAGAATCTTGATTCTGATATTGAGGCTTTAAGAAAGAAAGATGCAAAATTTGAGCTCAAGTTCAAGGCATTGGCAGCTGCTCCATGGTAA